Proteins from one Terriglobus tenax genomic window:
- a CDS encoding ThuA domain-containing protein gives MKKCLLALAIGLVSLTPAALAATKIHVLILDGESAAPYHNWAAQTPVIKQELEETGLFDVDVLTAPPKDGDFSQFHPEWSRYKAVLFNYDAPDERWSAEVKESFEKYMKAGGGLVTLHAADNAFPNWVAFSQMIGTGGWRGRTEKNGPHWIYKDGKLTADDKPGRAGSHGLRLPFQMALRDPNHPIMKGLPKLWMHQGDELYANLRGPGGMTVLATAYSDPANHGTGYDEPMLMVSSFGKGRVFHTTLGHDVIALSSVDYVVTLQRGVEWAATGKVTQALPSTFPSANTVSYRTDLAAKDPNYHKGLNVYDAPPPPRPGAPAPPSQK, from the coding sequence ATGAAGAAGTGCCTGCTTGCGCTTGCAATCGGTCTGGTATCGCTGACACCGGCAGCCTTGGCTGCGACCAAGATCCACGTTCTTATTCTTGACGGCGAAAGCGCCGCCCCGTATCACAACTGGGCTGCGCAGACGCCGGTAATCAAGCAGGAACTGGAAGAGACCGGTCTCTTTGACGTGGACGTTCTCACCGCCCCGCCGAAAGACGGCGACTTCTCGCAGTTTCACCCCGAGTGGTCCAGGTACAAGGCTGTGCTCTTCAACTACGACGCTCCTGACGAGCGCTGGTCGGCTGAGGTGAAGGAGTCCTTCGAGAAGTACATGAAGGCTGGTGGAGGTCTCGTGACCCTGCATGCCGCCGACAATGCCTTCCCTAACTGGGTCGCGTTCAGCCAAATGATCGGCACGGGCGGTTGGCGCGGACGCACCGAGAAGAACGGACCGCACTGGATCTACAAGGATGGCAAACTGACGGCGGATGACAAGCCCGGCCGCGCCGGGTCGCACGGTCTGCGCCTGCCCTTCCAGATGGCTCTGCGTGACCCGAACCACCCCATCATGAAGGGGCTCCCGAAGCTGTGGATGCACCAGGGCGATGAGCTGTATGCCAACCTGCGCGGTCCTGGCGGGATGACGGTGCTGGCCACCGCCTACTCTGACCCAGCCAACCATGGCACCGGCTATGACGAGCCCATGCTGATGGTCTCCAGCTTCGGTAAAGGACGCGTCTTCCACACCACGCTGGGTCACGATGTCATCGCGCTGAGCTCGGTGGACTACGTCGTCACGCTGCAGCGTGGCGTGGAGTGGGCGGCCACCGGCAAGGTGACGCAGGCACTGCCTTCAACCTTTCCCAGCGCCAACACCGTGAGCTATCGGACCGACCTGGCCGCCAAAGACCCAAACTACCATAAGGGGCTGAATGTCTATGACGCGCCCCCGCCTCCGCGCCCCGGCGCGCCAGCACCCCCATCGCAGAAGTAA
- a CDS encoding sugar phosphate isomerase/epimerase family protein yields the protein MKTIKGPAIFLAQFAGDEAPFNSFNEICKWAAGIGFKGVQIPTWDGRLFDLKKAAESPAYCDEIKGVAASHGLAITELSTHLQGQLVAVHPAYDALFDSFAPASVHGKPTARTEWAIEQLHFAAKASRNLGLDRHATFSGALAWPYLYPWPQRPAGLVETAFGELAKRWTPILNFFDEQGVDVCYEIHPGEDLHDGSSFEMFLDLVKGHKRCNLLYDPSHFILQGLDYLEYIDLYHDRIKMFHVKDAEFRPSGRQGVYGGFQSWVNRAGRFRSLGDGQVDFKAIFSKLTQYGFDGWAVMEWECCIKSSEQGAREGAPFIQSCIIQAVEKAFDDFAGAATDQQMLDNLLGLGKKDA from the coding sequence ATGAAGACGATCAAGGGACCCGCTATTTTCCTCGCACAGTTCGCTGGTGATGAGGCCCCCTTCAACTCCTTCAACGAGATCTGCAAATGGGCCGCCGGAATCGGCTTCAAAGGCGTGCAGATTCCCACCTGGGACGGACGTCTGTTCGATCTGAAAAAAGCTGCCGAGAGCCCAGCCTACTGCGATGAGATCAAGGGCGTCGCAGCCTCGCACGGCCTTGCGATTACTGAGCTTTCCACGCACCTGCAGGGGCAGCTCGTAGCCGTGCATCCGGCTTATGATGCACTGTTTGACAGTTTTGCCCCGGCATCGGTCCATGGCAAGCCGACGGCCCGTACCGAGTGGGCCATTGAACAGCTCCACTTTGCGGCGAAGGCTTCCCGAAACCTCGGCCTCGACCGCCATGCCACCTTCTCCGGAGCCCTGGCATGGCCGTATCTCTATCCCTGGCCGCAGCGTCCTGCCGGTCTGGTAGAAACCGCCTTTGGCGAGTTGGCCAAGCGCTGGACGCCGATCCTGAACTTCTTCGATGAACAGGGCGTCGACGTTTGCTACGAGATCCACCCTGGCGAAGATCTACACGACGGTTCGTCGTTCGAGATGTTCCTCGACCTGGTCAAGGGCCACAAGCGCTGCAACCTGCTCTATGACCCCAGCCACTTCATCCTGCAGGGACTCGATTACCTGGAATACATTGATCTGTACCACGACCGCATCAAGATGTTCCATGTGAAGGATGCCGAGTTCCGTCCCAGCGGACGGCAGGGTGTCTACGGGGGCTTCCAGTCCTGGGTAAACCGTGCTGGACGTTTCCGCTCGCTGGGTGATGGCCAGGTGGACTTCAAAGCCATCTTCTCGAAGCTGACGCAGTATGGCTTCGACGGCTGGGCCGTGATGGAGTGGGAGTGCTGCATCAAGAGCTCCGAGCAGGGTGCGCGCGAAGGCGCACCCTTCATCCAGAGCTGCATTATCCAGGCTGTCGAAAAGGCGTTTGACGACTTCGCCGGGGCTGCCACCGACCAGCAGATGCTCGACAACCTGCTGGGCCTTGGAAAGAAGGACGCATGA
- a CDS encoding Gfo/Idh/MocA family protein — protein MTKKLGRKLRLGMVGGGPGAFIGGVHRIAARFDGKFDLVAAALSSNAEKSTSYAAELGIPRSYGSYAEMAEAEAKREDGIDVVAIVTPNDTHYAIAKAFLAAGIHVMCDKPMTTTLEDAVKLADDVERSGLIFGLTHTYSGYPVVRQMRSIVESGLLGKLRMINVEYVQGWLATPLETTGANKQAEWRTDPKRSGPAGCLGDIATHAYHLAYFVSGLDAEFLSCDLSTFVEGRRLDDNVQAMIRYEGGAKASLWSSQIAIGNENNLNLRLYGEKGSLEWNQENPNYARYTPLGEATQILSRGGGQLNAAAARLPAGHPEGYFEAFAQLYDDLAEQITARLEEREPSVTAKLLPTCQDGVKGLRFIEAALASSSKQSAWTPLK, from the coding sequence ATGACGAAGAAGCTCGGACGGAAGCTGCGCCTGGGCATGGTCGGTGGAGGCCCGGGGGCCTTCATCGGCGGAGTCCACCGTATTGCCGCGCGTTTTGACGGCAAGTTCGACCTGGTCGCCGCGGCTCTTTCTTCCAACGCGGAGAAGTCCACCAGTTATGCTGCGGAGCTTGGTATCCCTCGCTCCTACGGCAGCTATGCGGAAATGGCCGAAGCAGAAGCGAAACGCGAGGACGGCATTGACGTTGTCGCGATTGTTACGCCGAACGATACGCACTACGCCATCGCGAAGGCCTTTCTTGCCGCTGGCATACACGTGATGTGCGACAAGCCGATGACCACCACGCTGGAAGATGCAGTGAAGCTGGCCGACGATGTAGAGCGTTCGGGGCTGATCTTCGGCCTGACGCACACCTACTCCGGTTACCCGGTCGTGCGCCAGATGCGCAGCATCGTGGAGAGCGGCCTTCTCGGCAAGCTTCGCATGATCAACGTCGAGTATGTGCAGGGCTGGCTGGCCACACCGCTGGAGACGACCGGAGCGAACAAGCAGGCCGAGTGGCGTACCGACCCCAAGCGCAGCGGTCCGGCCGGCTGCCTGGGCGACATCGCAACCCATGCTTATCACCTGGCATACTTCGTCAGCGGCCTCGACGCAGAGTTTCTCTCCTGTGACCTGAGCACCTTTGTCGAAGGCCGCAGGCTGGATGACAACGTGCAGGCGATGATCCGCTACGAAGGCGGAGCGAAGGCCAGCCTGTGGTCCTCGCAGATTGCCATCGGGAATGAGAACAATCTGAACCTTCGCCTTTATGGCGAAAAGGGCTCGCTGGAGTGGAACCAGGAGAACCCGAACTACGCCCGCTACACCCCGCTGGGTGAGGCCACGCAGATTCTGAGCCGTGGCGGTGGACAGTTGAATGCCGCGGCGGCGCGTCTGCCTGCCGGACATCCTGAAGGCTACTTTGAGGCCTTCGCGCAGCTTTACGATGACCTGGCCGAGCAGATCACCGCGCGCCTGGAAGAGCGTGAACCGTCGGTGACCGCCAAGCTGCTGCCTACCTGCCAGGATGGTGTAAAGGGGCTGCGATTTATTGAGGCGGCGCTCGCGTCCTCCTCAAAACAGTCGGCATGGACGCCGCTCAAGTAG
- a CDS encoding ROK family protein produces the protein MSSLKSKKPHARQTHGVRQIDLASFQPASSEMARDINRDIILELIRFKQPLARADLSRFSGLRPSTVSAIVEQLIQENWVQEGAVIKPARGRPSTMLSVNGDKVTFALDLRPDRVILAVVDLSGRFLSRETIPTSADLRKTVTQIGKRMRSLRDEHSSKSFEGIGVSLQGRVQPATQRVLLAPNMNWHEFDLRKALEDVSGLQVEIDNDANVCLISELWFGRLQGAKDVALVAVAEGVGAAILAGGHMHSGYNGMAGEFGHVSVDPNGPLCQCGQKGCWEMVASSRAAIRAFNNVSRRKVKDIYELLQLSEEGDEQAVQALTEQARALGRGLRLITATVAPELILVVGDITASWDRFGPVVAQELAASMLAGPPPLLRAAGDAELARLSGSAAMLMQRHASYHRSTHDSVRRD, from the coding sequence ATGAGTTCGCTGAAGTCGAAGAAACCTCACGCACGGCAGACACACGGAGTACGCCAGATCGATCTGGCGTCCTTTCAGCCTGCCTCCAGCGAGATGGCGCGCGACATCAATCGCGACATCATCCTGGAACTCATCCGATTCAAGCAGCCACTGGCTCGCGCTGACCTGTCGCGTTTTTCGGGTCTGCGTCCAAGCACCGTTTCAGCCATTGTCGAGCAGTTGATCCAGGAGAACTGGGTGCAGGAAGGCGCGGTCATCAAGCCTGCGCGCGGACGTCCTTCCACCATGCTTTCGGTCAACGGAGACAAGGTCACCTTCGCTCTTGATCTGCGCCCTGACCGCGTCATCCTCGCGGTGGTCGACCTGAGCGGACGCTTTCTCTCGCGCGAGACCATTCCCACCTCTGCTGACCTTCGCAAGACGGTCACGCAGATCGGCAAGCGGATGCGCTCGCTGCGGGATGAGCACTCAAGCAAGTCGTTTGAAGGCATCGGCGTCAGTCTGCAGGGCAGGGTTCAGCCGGCGACACAGCGCGTGCTGCTGGCGCCCAACATGAACTGGCACGAGTTTGACCTGCGCAAGGCTCTGGAAGATGTCTCCGGCCTGCAGGTGGAGATCGATAACGACGCCAATGTCTGCCTGATCTCTGAACTCTGGTTTGGCCGCCTGCAGGGAGCGAAGGATGTTGCCCTGGTTGCAGTGGCGGAGGGCGTCGGCGCGGCGATACTTGCCGGTGGCCACATGCACTCCGGCTACAACGGCATGGCGGGTGAGTTCGGCCACGTATCGGTCGACCCCAACGGTCCTCTCTGCCAGTGTGGCCAGAAAGGCTGCTGGGAGATGGTCGCTTCCTCCCGTGCTGCCATTCGTGCCTTCAACAACGTCAGCCGCCGCAAGGTGAAGGACATCTACGAGCTGCTGCAGCTCTCCGAAGAAGGCGATGAGCAGGCCGTGCAGGCACTCACCGAGCAGGCTCGCGCTCTGGGCCGTGGGCTGCGTCTCATCACCGCCACGGTAGCTCCGGAGCTGATCCTGGTCGTGGGGGACATCACCGCTTCATGGGATCGTTTTGGTCCCGTTGTTGCCCAGGAACTTGCTGCCTCCATGCTGGCCGGTCCGCCACCGTTGCTGCGCGCTGCAGGCGATGCTGAGCTCGCTCGCCTGAGTGGAAGCGCCGCCATGCTGATGCAGCGGCACGCCAGCTACCACCGCTCCACCCACGACTCAGTCCGCAGGGATTGA
- the xylB gene encoding xylulokinase produces the protein MYLGIDCGTQGTKALLITEEGAVRGRGYAKHQLMERPSGAREQDPQWWVDALRISVSQAVAHHGAEVLALGVSGQQHGLVILDENKQVIRPAKLWNDTETAPQNAALIERLGGKAVVMERYGILPMTGYTVSKLLWIKENELENFARIRHILLPHEYLNFWLTGKICAEYGDASGTAFFDIRTRQWIAEILNEIDGGTGQLAAALPPLVTVEEIVGTIRPEVAAELKLSPACVVSTGGGDNMMGAIGTGNVHPGVVTLSLGTSSTVYSYLDKPLANIDPSVAPFCSSSGGWLPLVCTMNATNVLTQTLQLLGKSVEDIDPILAATTVGADGLTFLPFLNGERTPDLPTAHGSLHGITATNYSAANLLRSVIEGVTFGVLNGLELILQGAPATTIQVIGGGSRSAEWRQMIADATGATIQVPIEEEAGCLGAAIQAIYAWKSQQGTPTTFAALSAHLVSVDEEKTARPRPENRAAYRVAQDRYNAVLKVQFPQL, from the coding sequence ATGTACTTGGGAATTGATTGCGGAACCCAGGGCACAAAGGCGCTCCTGATTACGGAAGAAGGCGCGGTCCGCGGACGCGGCTACGCGAAGCATCAGCTGATGGAGCGCCCCAGCGGAGCGCGCGAACAGGATCCGCAGTGGTGGGTCGATGCCTTACGCATCAGTGTCAGCCAGGCAGTCGCGCATCATGGCGCGGAGGTTCTCGCGCTTGGTGTCAGCGGTCAGCAGCACGGCCTTGTCATCCTGGACGAAAACAAGCAGGTCATCCGTCCCGCCAAGCTCTGGAACGACACCGAGACCGCGCCGCAGAACGCTGCGTTAATTGAGCGCCTCGGTGGCAAGGCTGTGGTCATGGAACGTTACGGCATTTTGCCCATGACCGGCTACACCGTCTCCAAGCTGCTGTGGATCAAGGAGAATGAGCTGGAAAACTTCGCACGTATCCGCCATATCCTGCTGCCGCATGAGTATCTGAATTTCTGGCTTACCGGAAAGATTTGCGCCGAGTATGGTGACGCCTCCGGAACGGCCTTCTTTGATATCCGAACCCGCCAGTGGATTGCCGAGATCCTCAACGAAATTGATGGCGGTACCGGGCAGTTGGCGGCGGCTCTGCCGCCGCTCGTAACGGTTGAGGAGATTGTCGGCACTATCCGTCCCGAGGTCGCGGCCGAACTGAAGCTCTCGCCCGCATGCGTTGTCTCCACCGGCGGTGGCGACAACATGATGGGCGCCATCGGCACCGGCAACGTGCATCCCGGCGTGGTCACGCTCAGCCTCGGTACCTCGTCCACGGTGTACTCGTATCTGGACAAGCCGCTTGCGAACATCGATCCCAGCGTCGCGCCCTTCTGCTCGTCGTCAGGCGGGTGGCTGCCGCTGGTCTGCACCATGAACGCCACCAACGTTCTGACGCAGACGCTGCAGTTGCTGGGCAAGAGCGTCGAGGATATTGATCCGATCCTTGCGGCAACCACAGTAGGAGCCGATGGCCTTACCTTCCTGCCCTTCCTGAATGGTGAGCGCACGCCGGACCTGCCCACGGCGCATGGAAGCCTGCACGGCATTACGGCCACCAACTACTCGGCGGCCAACCTGCTGCGCAGCGTTATCGAAGGCGTGACCTTCGGCGTGCTCAACGGCCTGGAGCTGATCCTGCAGGGTGCCCCCGCGACGACGATCCAGGTCATCGGCGGCGGATCGCGTTCGGCGGAATGGCGGCAGATGATCGCCGACGCCACCGGGGCCACCATCCAGGTGCCTATTGAAGAAGAAGCCGGCTGCCTGGGTGCGGCCATTCAGGCTATCTACGCCTGGAAGAGCCAGCAGGGAACACCCACCACCTTTGCCGCACTCTCTGCACATCTTGTCAGTGTGGATGAAGAGAAGACAGCACGCCCGCGGCCTGAGAATCGTGCTGCATACCGCGTAGCGCAGGATCGCTATAACGCTGTACTCAAAGTTCAGTTCCCGCAGTTATAA
- the xylA gene encoding xylose isomerase: MSETVFSSFSTVKYEGAASTNPLAYQYYDADRVVMGKPLSEHLRFAVAYWHSFAMTGSDPFGGPTIHRPWMGAGDPIALAKQKADAAFDLFRVLDLPFYCFHDADIAPAEETLAGTLKNFHTIVDYLGEKMQSSRTKLLWGTANLFSHPRFMAGASTNPDPEVFAWCAATVKHCMDATQQLGGSNYVLWGGREGYETLLNTDMKQELEQMGRFLSMVVDYKHKIGFKGQILIEPKPKEPTSHQYDFDTATVYGFLKRFGLENEVRVNLEANHATLAGHSFEHEIATAGAFGILGSLDINRGDALLGWDTDQFPNDLWTMTMSMYHVIKAGGLGVGGCNFDAKVRRQSFTPEDMVYAHVGGVDLCARAFLTAAQLIEDGEYDAILAERYAGWKTPEAQAMFTGKMTLDEIAAKAEKDAIQPQPRSGRQEKIENLLARKIYRDLK, from the coding sequence TTGTCCGAGACCGTCTTCAGCAGCTTTTCCACGGTGAAGTATGAAGGTGCAGCGAGCACCAATCCTCTGGCCTATCAGTATTACGACGCGGACCGCGTGGTGATGGGCAAGCCGCTCAGCGAGCACCTGCGTTTTGCCGTTGCCTACTGGCACTCCTTTGCCATGACGGGCAGCGATCCCTTTGGCGGACCGACGATCCACCGCCCCTGGATGGGCGCCGGCGACCCTATCGCTCTGGCAAAACAGAAGGCTGACGCGGCGTTTGACCTGTTCCGCGTGCTGGATCTGCCGTTCTACTGCTTCCACGACGCCGACATTGCTCCCGCAGAAGAGACGCTGGCCGGAACGCTGAAGAACTTCCACACCATCGTCGATTACCTGGGTGAGAAGATGCAGTCGTCCAGGACCAAGCTGCTGTGGGGTACGGCGAACCTGTTCTCGCACCCGCGCTTCATGGCCGGCGCCTCCACCAACCCTGACCCCGAGGTCTTCGCCTGGTGTGCGGCGACCGTGAAGCACTGCATGGACGCGACGCAGCAGCTCGGCGGATCGAACTACGTTCTGTGGGGTGGCCGCGAAGGCTATGAGACCCTGCTGAACACCGACATGAAGCAGGAACTGGAGCAGATGGGCCGCTTCCTCTCCATGGTTGTCGATTACAAGCACAAGATCGGTTTCAAGGGGCAGATCCTGATTGAGCCCAAGCCCAAGGAACCGACCTCGCACCAGTACGACTTCGATACGGCCACCGTCTACGGCTTCCTGAAGCGCTTCGGCCTGGAGAACGAGGTCCGCGTGAATCTTGAGGCGAACCACGCAACGCTGGCCGGCCACAGCTTCGAGCACGAGATTGCTACCGCAGGCGCTTTCGGCATCCTCGGTTCGCTGGATATCAACCGCGGCGACGCTCTTCTGGGCTGGGATACCGACCAGTTCCCGAACGACCTGTGGACGATGACCATGTCGATGTACCACGTCATCAAGGCCGGTGGCCTGGGCGTTGGCGGATGCAACTTCGATGCCAAGGTCCGCCGCCAGAGCTTCACGCCGGAAGACATGGTCTACGCGCATGTTGGCGGCGTCGATCTGTGCGCCCGCGCCTTCCTTACTGCGGCGCAGCTGATTGAAGACGGGGAGTACGACGCCATCCTCGCCGAGCGTTATGCGGGATGGAAAACCCCCGAAGCACAGGCCATGTTCACCGGTAAGATGACGCTGGACGAGATCGCCGCCAAGGCTGAGAAGGATGCCATCCAGCCCCAGCCGCGCTCCGGTCGCCAGGAGAAGATCGAGAATCTGCTGGCCCGCAAGATCTATCGCGACCTGAAATAA
- a CDS encoding Ig-like domain repeat protein, producing the protein MKYSARILSVLLLWVVAFGASPAFASHLRGISLTYQPTSTPGTVQFTFLYSYRASSGCNEHQPCEVGDTVDTEIDTGDGNYEYPTATVTSVNSADDYMISVAVFTHTYTGTGPYTAQYNDCCRLSNLKSGASGDIVLSTTVSPFSTNHPPVASMPAILGVPLTATPSFQLIASDPDNNTLHYRLGTAEETFGLSSYDCGNEPPPGLSVSQSGVVTWDTSQIAASSCSYGTPQLGDLWPVHFMVEDVDSNNNVLSSVSVDLILKFVDGTNPAPTLAFDQTSPLTVAPGSTISFNATANDSATNARVSITVAGQPANATVTNLNQLLSPPLVSNFSWTPTLADAGTYVVAYTVTNDTFQQTLGSMTITVPSVQPPTLSCPASVTGQYGSPVSIPLTVTDSQGHAVTVVWTLDGNVVQTDNVAASSSANNLSYSNTLSVGSHVLSIAATNTDNLTSTCTPPVTISKADQTITFAALSNVNYGDTDVALSALASSGLGVTFSASGSCSIINGSIHANGAGSCSVTASQAGNGNYNAAVDVTRSFTIGQRVLTVTAANATRAYGVANPTFTGTLTGVVTGDNITASYATTATTTSPIGTYSILPTLTGDLSNYSVTSNNGTLTVTKTTPVLSWAPPASINYGTNLSSVLTATASANSVAVPGVFTYTTSTGTVVSSAVLPAGSYTLNITFVPTDTTNYNNATGSASLAVNKINPAGVAPSTSSSVVLLKNNVTFTAGVSSTVSTPTGSITFMNGSTVLATVPLTNGTATYTLNSLAAATYSITAVYSGDNNFNALTSSPVTETVIDFTFNLTASATNSTTQIIYPGQTATYVLTLAPNSPATTFPSAVNLSVSGLPAGATYTLSPTTIATGAGTTTATLTVTVPNSYAKNDTLNPSKTAAIALALLLLPFSGRMRRSGKRFGRLLTLLLFIAAGAIATTGLTGCGTASGLYGHGEQTSSLTVTGTSGNLSHSVNLTLKVE; encoded by the coding sequence TTGAAATACTCTGCTCGAATTCTCTCTGTTCTGCTGCTTTGGGTCGTAGCTTTTGGAGCATCACCTGCATTCGCATCCCATCTTCGCGGAATCAGCCTAACCTACCAACCCACTTCCACACCGGGCACAGTCCAGTTCACCTTCCTGTACTCCTACCGCGCATCTTCCGGATGTAATGAGCATCAGCCCTGCGAGGTTGGCGATACCGTCGACACCGAAATCGATACGGGAGACGGTAATTACGAGTATCCGACGGCCACGGTCACGTCAGTGAACAGCGCGGACGACTACATGATCTCCGTTGCTGTATTTACCCATACCTACACCGGCACTGGCCCTTATACAGCCCAGTACAACGATTGCTGCCGTCTTTCGAACCTGAAGTCGGGAGCCAGTGGCGATATCGTGCTTTCGACAACGGTTTCTCCGTTCTCGACCAATCACCCTCCGGTTGCCTCCATGCCGGCGATTCTGGGTGTACCTCTCACGGCAACTCCGAGTTTCCAGCTGATCGCCAGTGATCCGGACAACAACACACTGCATTACCGGCTTGGCACGGCTGAAGAGACCTTCGGGCTCTCCTCCTATGACTGCGGTAATGAACCACCACCTGGACTGAGCGTCAGCCAGTCGGGTGTCGTCACCTGGGACACGTCGCAGATCGCCGCCTCAAGCTGCAGTTACGGCACCCCCCAACTCGGAGATCTCTGGCCGGTCCACTTCATGGTGGAAGACGTCGACAGCAATAACAACGTCCTGTCGTCTGTGTCCGTTGACCTCATCCTGAAGTTTGTCGATGGCACGAATCCTGCTCCAACCCTGGCTTTTGACCAGACCAGCCCATTGACGGTTGCTCCTGGTTCAACAATCAGCTTCAACGCTACGGCAAATGACTCTGCCACCAATGCACGTGTCAGCATTACCGTTGCCGGGCAGCCCGCAAATGCAACTGTTACCAATCTGAACCAGCTCCTGTCTCCGCCGTTGGTCAGCAACTTCAGCTGGACACCGACCCTGGCCGATGCTGGCACCTACGTTGTGGCTTATACAGTCACCAACGATACCTTCCAGCAGACGCTCGGCTCCATGACCATTACCGTTCCCAGCGTCCAGCCACCAACTCTGTCTTGCCCTGCTTCGGTTACGGGTCAGTATGGTTCCCCGGTCAGCATTCCTCTCACCGTAACGGACTCGCAGGGGCATGCGGTCACCGTTGTCTGGACGCTGGACGGCAACGTCGTGCAGACGGACAACGTCGCCGCAAGTTCGTCTGCCAACAACCTGTCCTACAGCAACACCCTCAGCGTTGGATCGCACGTGCTGAGCATTGCTGCGACGAACACGGATAACCTGACCTCCACCTGCACCCCGCCTGTAACGATCAGCAAGGCAGACCAGACGATTACGTTTGCCGCGCTGTCGAACGTGAACTATGGCGACACGGACGTAGCCCTGTCGGCACTGGCATCTTCCGGCCTGGGAGTCACCTTCTCGGCGAGCGGAAGCTGTTCGATCATCAATGGCTCCATCCATGCGAATGGCGCTGGCAGTTGCTCTGTGACGGCCAGCCAGGCCGGTAATGGGAACTACAACGCAGCCGTGGATGTCACGCGCTCCTTTACGATCGGACAGCGTGTCCTGACGGTTACGGCCGCCAATGCAACCCGCGCCTACGGCGTGGCCAATCCTACCTTCACCGGCACGCTGACGGGCGTGGTGACTGGCGACAACATCACGGCCAGCTATGCCACGACCGCCACCACGACCTCGCCCATTGGAACCTATTCCATCCTTCCGACACTGACCGGCGATTTGAGCAACTACAGCGTTACCAGCAACAACGGAACGCTCACCGTCACCAAAACTACACCCGTACTTTCGTGGGCGCCTCCGGCTTCCATCAACTACGGAACCAACCTGAGCAGTGTTCTGACAGCGACAGCTTCGGCTAACTCCGTTGCCGTTCCTGGCGTGTTCACCTATACGACCTCGACCGGAACTGTGGTTTCCTCTGCGGTTCTTCCCGCAGGCAGCTACACGCTGAATATCACGTTCGTTCCCACGGACACGACCAACTACAACAACGCCACCGGATCAGCCTCCCTGGCCGTCAACAAGATCAATCCGGCCGGTGTGGCTCCGTCCACCTCGTCCTCCGTTGTCCTGTTGAAGAACAACGTAACCTTCACCGCAGGTGTCTCCTCCACGGTCAGCACTCCGACCGGATCGATCACCTTCATGAATGGCTCGACCGTGCTGGCAACGGTTCCGCTGACCAACGGAACAGCAACCTATACCCTCAATTCGTTAGCTGCGGCCACCTACTCCATTACCGCGGTCTATAGCGGTGACAACAACTTCAACGCGCTGACCAGCAGCCCCGTGACAGAGACGGTGATTGACTTCACCTTCAACCTGACCGCGAGCGCCACCAACTCCACCACGCAGATCATCTACCCGGGTCAGACGGCAACCTATGTTCTGACGCTCGCTCCGAACAGCCCGGCAACCACCTTCCCGTCCGCGGTCAACCTGTCGGTCTCGGGTCTGCCGGCTGGGGCGACCTACACCCTGTCGCCCACCACCATCGCGACCGGAGCAGGCACCACGACGGCGACACTGACCGTTACCGTGCCAAACTCCTACGCAAAGAACGACACACTGAATCCGTCGAAGACTGCGGCCATTGCTCTTGCCTTGCTTCTGCTTCCCTTCTCGGGACGCATGCGGCGCTCGGGTAAGCGCTTTGGACGTCTGCTGACGCTGCTGCTGTTCATTGCAGCAGGAGCGATTGCCACAACCGGACTGACCGGCTGCGGTACAGCAAGCGGTCTGTATGGCCACGGCGAGCAGACATCCAGCTTGACCGTCACGGGTACCTCCGGCAACCTGTCCCACTCAGTCAACCTGACCCTGAAAGTTGAATAA